The following nucleotide sequence is from Halomonas chromatireducens.
AGACATGGCTCGCTCTGCTGACGGTCGGTGACATAGCCGGTCAGTCAGGCCCCGTTTTCTTGCAGCTCCGCCTCCATCGCTTCCAGCTCCTCCTCGGCGGCCAGCCATTCCGCTTCGAGGGTATCGAGACGCGACTTCAGCTCGCCCTGGCGCGCCAGCCGCTCGGTGAGCTCGGCCTTGCGTGCCGGGTCGGTGTAGAGCTCGGCATCGCCCAACGCCTCCTCCACCGTGGCGAGCTCGCCCTGGACCTTCTCCATGGCCTGCTCGGCGCGGTCGCGCGCCTTCTTCAACGGCCGCAGCTTCTCGCGCAGTTCGGCGGCAGCGCGGCGGGCCGCCTTGCGGTCCTCCTTCGGTGCGGCGCTCTCCGCCTGTCGCTCGGCCTTGTCGGCCCGCGCCTCACGCCGCACGCCCTCCAGCCGAGCCTTGAGCCAGGCGCGGTAATCCTCCAGGTCGCCGTCGAAGGGCTCGACCCGGTGGTCCGCCACACACCAGAATTCATCCACGGTGGCCCGGAGCAGGTGACGGTCGTGGGAAACGATGATCACCGTGCCCTCGAAGGAGGCCAGGGCTTCGGTCAGCGCCTCGCGCATCTCCAGGTCGAGGTGGTTGGTCGGCTCGTCGAGCAGCAGCAGGTTGGGTTTCTGCCAGGCCACCAGCGACAGGGCCAGGCGCGCCTTCTCGCCACCGGAGAAACTGCCCACCTCGGCGAAGACGGTATCACCGTGGAAGCCGAAGCCACCGAGGAAGTTGCGGATGGCCTGGTCGCTTGCCGTGGGCGAGAGTCGCAGGACGTGCTGGAACGGCGTGGAGGTCAGGTCCAGGCTCTCGAGCTGATGCTGGGCAAAGTAGCCGATGGCCAGGTGCTCGCCCGGGATGCGCTTGCCGGCCAGCAGCGGCAGGTCGCCGGTAAGGGACTTGATCAGCGTCGACTTGCCGGCCCCGTTGGGGCCCAGCAGGCCGATTCGCTGCCCCGGCAACAGGCTCACCTTCACCCCGTCGAGCTGCACCTTCTCCCCTCCTGGCTCGCTGCCCGACTCGTCCCGATAGCCGAGCCGAGCCTCATCGAGCACCAGCAGCGGATGTGAGGTCTTGTCGGAGGAGGGAATGGTGAAGTGGAAGGGGGAATCGGCATGGGCGACGGCGATGTCGCCCATGCGCTCGAGCATCTTCAGGCGGCTCTGGGCCTGGCGCGCCTTGGTGGCCTTGGCCCGGAAGCGCGCCACGAACTGTTCGATCTCCGCTCGGCGGGCCTGCTGCTTGGCGGCTTCGGCCTGCTGCAGTGCCAGCTTCTCGGCCCGGGTACGCTCGAAGAGAGAGTAGTTGCCGCGGTAGAGCACCAGGGAGCGGCGATCGAAATGCACGATGTGGTCGCAGACGGCATCGAGGAAATCCCGGTCGTGGGAAATCAGCAGCAGCGTTCCGGGGTAGCGCGTCAGCCACTGCTCGAGCCACAGCAGCGCGTCCAGGTCCAGGTGGTTGGTGGGCTCGTCGAGGAGAAGCAGGTCCGACGGCATGAAGAGCGTGCGCGCCAGGTTGACGCGCATCCGCCAGCCGCCGGAGAAGTCCGATAGCGGGCGCTCGAGGTCAGCCTGGGTAAAGCCCAGGCCGATCAGCAGCTGGGCGGCACGGGCCGGAGCACTGTAACCGTCGAGGGCCTCGATGGCACCGTGCAGTTCGGCTTCTCGATGGGCCTCGCCCTGCTCTTGCGCCCGCGCCAGGGCCGCTTCGGTCTCGCGCAGCTCCCGGTCGCCATCGAGCACATAGTCGACGATAGGACGCGTGAGTGCCGCCACATCCTGGGCCATGTGGGCGATGCGCTGGCCGCCGCTCATCTCGACCTCGCCCCGGTCCGGCGCGAGGCTTCCCAGCAACAGGCTGAACAGGCTCGACTTGCCGGCGCCGTTGGCCCCGACGATACCGGCCTTGTGGCCGGCGTGCAGGGTCAGCTCTGCCCCCTCGAGCAGGGTCTGGGTGCCGCGTTGCAGGGTGACCTGGCGCAGTGCAATCATGCAGACTCCAATTAGGGAAACACTGCACAAATGACTGTGCGAGTGAATCGCTTCGTTGCGCTTCATCTCGCTCGTCGATTTGTTCAGCATTTCCTTAGTAGATAACGATGCTGCCGCCCGCCGGCGGCAATACCCAATAGAAGACAGTAACGGTAAATGGCGACAGCCTGATCATGAGTGTCGATTCTACCCGATTGGAGAGGGCTCTGCGGAGCCGGTTGGCGGCGGATCCGCTATGGGACTTCGCCCTGGCACTCTATACGCGTCCCGGCGTGGAGACCGCCTGCCTGGCACTGCAGGATGAAGCCGGCGTGGACGTCTGCGAGCTGCTGTGGCACTGCTGGCTCCACCACCATGGCCTGACATTGGAAGCGGAGCCTGATGAACTAGCGGCGATCCGACGGTGGCAGCGGGAGGTCACGTCGGTGCTGCGCGCCCTGCGCCGGCAACTGAAAGGCGAGGCCGAAAAAAGCCCCGGCGTGGCCGAAGTGCGACAGCAGGTGCAACGCGCCGAGCTTGCCGCTGAGCAGGAAACTCTGGCTCGCATGCAGGCACTGGCCGAGCGCGGCGAAGGTCTCGTTTGCCAACCGACTTGTCGCTCGAAACTGGCATTTTCTCTGGCATCGCGCTGGCAATTGCAGAAAAAAGCACAACTTTTAGCGCTTCAAACCATCGAAAGCCAGCTTGACCCCCCCTAAGTGCCACGCTAGCCTGAAAAAAGCTATGCAGTCCATGAGGCTGCGCGATGCCTGGAGATGTGATCGAGTTTCACAGGCCCAACCTGCGAGGAGAACACAATAATGAAGGCAACCAAGCTGTTGACCACTGCCAGTATCGGCGCGCTGCTGTTCGGCATGTCGGCCGCGGCACAATCCGCCAACTGGCGCTATGCGCATGAGGAATTCGAGGGTGATGTGCAGGACGTATTCGCCGTCGCCTTCAAGGAATATATCGAGGAGAATTCCGATAACACCGTTCAGATCTACCGCTTTGGCGAACTGGGCGAGTCCGATGACATCATGGAGCAGACACAGGCCGGGATCCTGCAGTTCGTCAACCAGTCCCCCGGCTTCACCGGCTCGCTGATTCCCGAAGCGCAGATCTTCTTCATTCCCTACCTGCTGCCCACCGATGAAGAGTCGGTCATCGAGTTCTTCAACACCAGCGAGGCCATCAACGAGATGTTCCCGGAGCTCTATGCAGAGCAGGGCCTCGAGCTTCTCAAGATGTACCCGGAAGGCGAGATGGTCGTCACCCTGGATGAACCCTTCACCAGCCCGGACGATCTGCGCGGCAAGAACATCCGCACCATGACCAACCCGCTGCTCTCCGAGACCTACCGCGCCTTCGGCGCCACCCCGACCCCGCTGCCCTGGGGCGAAGTGTACGGCGGCCTGCAGACCGGCATCATCCAGGGGCAGGAAAACCCGATCTTCTGGATCGAGTCCGGCGGTCTCTACGAGGTGTCGCCGCATCTGGTGTTCACCGGCCATGGCTGGTTCACCACCGCCATGATGGCCAACCAGGACTTCTTCGACGGTCTCTCCGAAGAGGAACAGCAGCTGGTCCGTGACGCCACCGAAGCGGCCTATGAGCACATCATCGACCACATCTCCGGGCTCGCCGATGAATCCCTGGAAAAGATCCAGGAGGCATCCGACGAAGTTACCGTAACCCGCCTCGACGAAGACCAGATCCAGGCCTTCCGCGAGCGTGCCCCGCAGGTCGAGGAGCGCTTCATCGAAATGACCGGTGAGCGCGGCCAGGAGCTGCTCGAGCAGTTCAAGGCCGACCTGGAAGCCGTAACCGGCGAGGAGTAAGCCTCAAGGGCGACTCATCGTGCGAGGGGGTAGCCCGCCGGCTACCCCCTTATTGTTTCCGTCCCGGCCAATCAGCGTTGACGCCCCGCGGGACGGAGCCGTACCGCGCTGCTTACCCTTGAGGGTGGATATGGCATTTCACTCCCTTCGCAGGGAAAGACTCAGGAGTCCGGTCGCATGACAGAAGAAGAATCCGAGAAGAACTATCGCTCGACGCTCCCCGGCCCCCTGGGCGTCGTCGACACCTGGATCAGCAAGGCTGAGTCAACGATCCTGGCCGTGGGGGTGATTTTGATGGCCATCAACACGGTGGCCAACGTGCTCAGTCGTTTCCTGCTCGGCGAGAGCCTGCACTTCGCCGAAGAGGTGAACCGCATCCTGATCGTGATGATCACCTTCGCCGGGCTCGGCTATGCCGCCCGTCACGGTCGTCATATCCGCATGTCCGCCTTCTATGATGCCCTGCCCACCGGTGGCCGGCGCTGGCTGATGATCTTCATCTGTCTGTTCACCTCTCTGGTGATGTTCGTGCTCTGCTACTACTCCATCGGCTATATCAGCACGCTGTATGGCCGTGGACGGGTCCTCCCCTCTCTGAGTATTCCGGTTTGGATCATCTACCTCTGGGTCCCGGTCGGGTTCACCATCACCGGCATCCAGTACCTGCTCACCGCCATCAAGAACCTC
It contains:
- a CDS encoding ATP-binding cassette domain-containing protein yields the protein MIALRQVTLQRGTQTLLEGAELTLHAGHKAGIVGANGAGKSSLFSLLLGSLAPDRGEVEMSGGQRIAHMAQDVAALTRPIVDYVLDGDRELRETEAALARAQEQGEAHREAELHGAIEALDGYSAPARAAQLLIGLGFTQADLERPLSDFSGGWRMRVNLARTLFMPSDLLLLDEPTNHLDLDALLWLEQWLTRYPGTLLLISHDRDFLDAVCDHIVHFDRRSLVLYRGNYSLFERTRAEKLALQQAEAAKQQARRAEIEQFVARFRAKATKARQAQSRLKMLERMGDIAVAHADSPFHFTIPSSDKTSHPLLVLDEARLGYRDESGSEPGGEKVQLDGVKVSLLPGQRIGLLGPNGAGKSTLIKSLTGDLPLLAGKRIPGEHLAIGYFAQHQLESLDLTSTPFQHVLRLSPTASDQAIRNFLGGFGFHGDTVFAEVGSFSGGEKARLALSLVAWQKPNLLLLDEPTNHLDLEMREALTEALASFEGTVIIVSHDRHLLRATVDEFWCVADHRVEPFDGDLEDYRAWLKARLEGVRREARADKAERQAESAAPKEDRKAARRAAAELREKLRPLKKARDRAEQAMEKVQGELATVEEALGDAELYTDPARKAELTERLARQGELKSRLDTLEAEWLAAEEELEAMEAELQENGA
- a CDS encoding TIGR02444 family protein produces the protein MSVDSTRLERALRSRLAADPLWDFALALYTRPGVETACLALQDEAGVDVCELLWHCWLHHHGLTLEAEPDELAAIRRWQREVTSVLRALRRQLKGEAEKSPGVAEVRQQVQRAELAAEQETLARMQALAERGEGLVCQPTCRSKLAFSLASRWQLQKKAQLLALQTIESQLDPP
- the dctP gene encoding TRAP transporter substrate-binding protein DctP — translated: MKATKLLTTASIGALLFGMSAAAQSANWRYAHEEFEGDVQDVFAVAFKEYIEENSDNTVQIYRFGELGESDDIMEQTQAGILQFVNQSPGFTGSLIPEAQIFFIPYLLPTDEESVIEFFNTSEAINEMFPELYAEQGLELLKMYPEGEMVVTLDEPFTSPDDLRGKNIRTMTNPLLSETYRAFGATPTPLPWGEVYGGLQTGIIQGQENPIFWIESGGLYEVSPHLVFTGHGWFTTAMMANQDFFDGLSEEEQQLVRDATEAAYEHIIDHISGLADESLEKIQEASDEVTVTRLDEDQIQAFRERAPQVEERFIEMTGERGQELLEQFKADLEAVTGEE
- a CDS encoding TRAP transporter small permease gives rise to the protein MTEEESEKNYRSTLPGPLGVVDTWISKAESTILAVGVILMAINTVANVLSRFLLGESLHFAEEVNRILIVMITFAGLGYAARHGRHIRMSAFYDALPTGGRRWLMIFICLFTSLVMFVLCYYSIGYISTLYGRGRVLPSLSIPVWIIYLWVPVGFTITGIQYLLTAIKNLTSRDVYLSTHVVDGYKDTETEV